A genomic segment from Phycisphaeraceae bacterium encodes:
- a CDS encoding cation:proton antiporter has product MHSSPTVTMALALGVGALVSLGCDRLRMPALLPLMAAGLLLGHSGAQAINAGELGPMLSPLITLGIGLLIFEGALHLGWRELRSAPRAVAALLTIGVVMTWFLGSCAAVSVLGMGPGVAILLGAMLTVTGPTVVQPILRRVRVTPRLRTVLGAESVLVDPIGVLLTIVALATILGAAITPAQPALLLDAARRLGFPIATGVAVGLAFGALGYMLARSLSERGRIHPQGLNLLAVGVCMVAVGVGELVASEAGLVAATVAAVCLANLRVIGVAELHAFKQQLATLTVGSIVVLLASRFDVSSLAGTGLRDLAFVAVMIAVVRPAAAALSLVGSQLSARERVFAAIFAPRGIVALSMAVIIAQSIMAFARTQGKERVPGAIVDLDFLVRDVASLERVMFITIVGTVVWASLVGPLMARWLGVGGGRPSGLLIVGGDRVSVETAAVLSRLGVRVTLVDSRSEHVARAEAAGAQAIRGDATDLRWLEERVPSEDLGMVLAWTGNLDVDLAVARWGSERVGRTASALWAAGKLPPGTEGIELGGGRLLDEVRDDLDAGHWRVASWPASDAAMTAASIPFIGVVQGRPMPIAPGSGLSLDHLPHGAKLVGLVRSTSMTARL; this is encoded by the coding sequence ATGCACTCCTCGCCAACGGTCACCATGGCGCTCGCCCTCGGCGTCGGCGCACTCGTTTCGTTGGGTTGCGACAGGCTGCGGATGCCGGCACTTCTGCCTCTGATGGCCGCCGGGCTTCTGCTGGGGCACTCTGGCGCCCAGGCGATCAACGCAGGCGAACTCGGGCCCATGCTCTCGCCCTTGATCACGCTGGGCATCGGCCTGCTCATCTTCGAGGGCGCGCTTCACCTGGGCTGGCGCGAGCTTCGGTCAGCTCCACGCGCGGTGGCGGCTCTGCTCACGATCGGTGTGGTGATGACCTGGTTCCTTGGGTCGTGTGCGGCGGTGTCGGTACTCGGAATGGGGCCCGGCGTGGCCATCCTGCTCGGCGCCATGCTCACGGTCACGGGCCCCACGGTCGTCCAGCCGATCTTGCGTCGAGTCAGGGTGACACCGCGCCTGAGGACCGTGCTTGGCGCCGAGTCGGTCCTGGTCGATCCAATCGGCGTGCTCCTCACAATCGTGGCGCTGGCAACGATTCTGGGCGCGGCGATCACCCCCGCACAGCCGGCGCTGCTGCTTGATGCGGCGCGCCGTCTCGGCTTTCCCATCGCGACTGGAGTTGCAGTCGGTCTTGCCTTCGGCGCGCTCGGCTACATGCTGGCTCGATCATTGAGCGAGCGGGGGCGCATCCATCCCCAGGGCTTGAACCTCCTGGCGGTGGGTGTCTGCATGGTGGCCGTCGGAGTCGGAGAATTGGTCGCGTCTGAAGCCGGCCTCGTTGCGGCCACCGTCGCCGCGGTCTGTCTGGCGAATCTTCGCGTGATCGGCGTGGCGGAGTTGCATGCCTTCAAGCAGCAGTTGGCCACCCTGACCGTCGGCTCGATCGTGGTCCTGCTCGCGTCGCGCTTTGATGTGAGTTCGCTGGCCGGCACCGGGCTGCGGGATCTGGCGTTCGTGGCGGTCATGATCGCGGTCGTGCGGCCTGCTGCGGCCGCGCTGAGCCTCGTGGGGTCGCAGCTCTCGGCGAGGGAGCGCGTCTTTGCAGCGATCTTCGCTCCTCGCGGCATCGTGGCGCTGTCCATGGCCGTCATCATCGCGCAGAGCATCATGGCCTTTGCCAGGACCCAGGGGAAGGAGCGCGTGCCGGGCGCCATCGTCGATCTTGACTTCCTGGTGCGCGATGTGGCATCGCTTGAGCGCGTGATGTTCATCACCATCGTGGGCACGGTGGTCTGGGCGTCGTTGGTCGGGCCACTCATGGCACGATGGCTCGGAGTGGGAGGGGGGCGGCCCTCGGGCCTGCTGATCGTCGGTGGTGATCGGGTCTCCGTCGAGACGGCGGCGGTGCTCAGCCGTCTCGGTGTGCGAGTCACGCTTGTTGACTCCCGCAGCGAGCATGTGGCGCGGGCCGAAGCGGCGGGGGCGCAGGCAATTCGAGGTGATGCCACCGACCTGCGATGGCTGGAAGAGCGGGTTCCCAGTGAGGACCTCGGAATGGTCCTCGCATGGACCGGCAATCTCGATGTCGACCTTGCGGTCGCGCGGTGGGGCAGCGAGCGCGTGGGACGCACGGCATCGGCGCTGTGGGCGGCGGGGAAGCTGCCCCCGGGCACCGAGGGGATCGAACTCGGCGGCGGGCGTCTGCTCGACGAGGTGCGCGATGACCTCGATGCAGGTCACTGGCGGGTCGCCTCATGGCCAGCGAGTGACGCGGCGATGACGGCGGCATCGATTCCGTTCATCGGCGTGGTCCAAGGCCGACCGATGCCCATCGCCCCCGGCTCAGGTCTTTCACTGGATCATCTCCCGCATGGAGCGAAACTGGTCGGTCTTGTGCGCTCGACCTCGATGACGGCCCGGTTGTGA